The following DNA comes from Vicinamibacterales bacterium.
CGCCGACGGCGCGCTTTTCCGTCCGGCAGGCCGGCGTGACCGAGATGCGCCCCGGCAACTACGCTTATTTCGATCGCACGCAGGTCGCGCTTGGCGCGGCCGCGTGGGACGACTGCGCGCTCACCGTGCTGGCCCGCGTGGTCAGCCGGCCGGCCCCCGATCGCGTCATCCTCGACAGCGGTAGCAAGACGCTGACCAAGGATCTGGCGCGGGGCTTCGTCGAGATGCCCGGCTACGGGACCGTGCTCGCCGATCTGCACGGCGCGACGCCGAACGATCGTCTGCTGATCGAGAATCTCTCGGAGGAGCACGCGACAGTGCGCGCCGCCGGTGGCGCCGCGCTGCCGACCGGTGCGCTGGTGCGGATCGTCCCCAACCACTCCTGCGTCGTCTCGAACCTGGTGGATGCGGTCTGGCTGGTGGACGGCGATCGGGTCGTGGAACGCCTGCCGGTGGCGGCGCGCGGGCGGATCACATAGAATGGCGTCCCCATGGCAAAGGACCTCGCTGGCGAAGCGCTCGGCCTCGTGGAAACGCGCGGCCTCGTCGGCATGATCGAGGCGGCAGACGCGATGGTCAAGACGGCGAACGTCGTGTTCGTCGGCTGGCAGAAGGTCGACGCGGGTCTCGTCACGGCGATCGTCCGCGGCGATGTCGCCTCGGTGAAGGCCGCCACGGATGCGGGAGCTTCGGCCGCGCGCCGGGTCGGGGAGCTCGTCGGCGTGCACGTGATTCCGCGCCCAGCAGACGGCCTCGACAAAATCTTCCCGATCGGCTGATTGATCGCTGCGCTTGCAGCTCTGCAGGCGCGCGGTGCTACGCGCGCGCGCGGCGGGCGGCAGACGGCGGCCGTTTGCGCGATTTCTTCCGCGGCCGTGCCGCCCGCGGGGTCAGCTCGCGCAGGTTCTCCACGTCAGTGAGCATCAGCATCGGCTGCTGCGGGTCGCGCAACAGGTTGAACAGCGTGCCCTCGGACGTCCGTCCGAAGATGTCGACGCCGTCGGTGTAGAGCGTCAGCACCCCGCCGCCGCCGACGGTCTCGAACAGCCTGACGCGGAACTGGTCGCGCAGCGTTGTCAGCAGGCGGCGCAGGTCGGCGACCGATTTCCCCTGGCGCCGCAGATCGGCAAGCACCAGCAGCTCGAGTAGATCCACAGGCGTGTAGCGTCGCTCGGTGTATCCGCCGCGAGGCGTCCGCCGTGACGCGACGTGTGAGATGAACAGGCGTCGCGCGTCCCACCACTGCAGTTGCCGCGCGGTGAGTCCCGTCATCGCCGCGACCTCACGCGCGCTGTACGAGTTTTTGAGCTCCGTCATCGTCTCGTCCGTCGGGCCCGGATCCCTGGCCTACAGCAGCGCGTCGACCTTCCGCGCGCCCTCGAAGTCCTTTTCGGTGAGTCCGCCCTCGGAGTGTGTGCTGAAGGTCAGGGTCACGCGCTTGTAATTGATCAGGATGTCGGGATGGTGGTCGGCGGCCTCGGCGTCGAACGCCAGACGGGTGACGAACGCGATGGCGTCGGGGAAGCCGCCGAGGGTGAACTGCCTGCGGATGGCGTTGCCCTCGAGGGTCCACTCCGCGAGCCCCGGGAGCCGTTCCTGGATCTCCGTATCTGTCAGCCGCTTAGCCATAGGGGGAGCATACGGGCCCTCAGGCCACCTTGCCCCAAAAAAAGCTCGACGCGCCCCGTTTCCGCGTCGGGAACCGACGCGAGGGATCGAACGTCTAAACATCGTTAGAATAGTGAACACTGTTCAATTCGTGATAGAATCAAGACCATAACTGCAAGGAAAACAAGCACTTGGGCGTTAAAGAACGGCAGGAACGTGAGCGTGAGGCTGTTTCCCGGTCGATCCTGGATGCGGCGCGTGAGCTCTTCGTGACGCACGGCTACCAGGAGGTCTCGATCCGGAAGATCGCCGATCGCATCGAATACAGCCCGGCCGCGATCTACAGCTACTTTCCGAGCAAGGACGACATCTTCTTCGCGCTCGCCGAGGAGGGGTTTCGACTCCTTTTCTCGTACGCGCACGACGTCAATACCACCGCCGCGGACGATCCTGCCGACACGCTTCGCCAGATGTTCTGGCGCTACTACCAGTTCAGCAAGGATCATCCCGAGTACTTCGCGCTGATGTTCCTCGACCGGAGCGTCCCGAAGATCCGCGACAACTGGGAGCGGTTCGGCTTCATCGGCCAGTTGAAGGACGACACACGCGCCCGTATCGGACAGGCGATGGCGGCGGGGGCCGTTCCGGACGGCACCAGCGCGCACGCCGTGTTCCGGCTGCTTCTGACCGCGGCGCACGGCGTCGCCGCGCTGCGGCTCTGCGATCGGCTTGCGCCCGGCGAGGATGCCGACGCGCTGGCCCGCGCCACGATCGACGCCGTGATCATCGGGCTGAAAGGTGGCGCCGGCCGCTCCTTGCCCGATCCGCCTTCGACCCTCTGCAACGACCCTCTTCCTTCTGTCAGCGAGGATTCGCGTCATGAATCGTAAGCTTCGTGTGTCCCTTCTCAGCGGCGTCGGACTCGCCGCACTGCTCTCGGCCGCCTGCAGCGGCGAGCGCACCAGCGCCGCCGCGCCGAAAGAACCGGCGCCGGTGGCGGTTCGTGTCTCCGCCGTACGGACGCAGCCGATCGATCGCTTCCTGCGCGTCACCGGATCGATCTCGGCAGACGAACGAGCGGACGTCGCCGCCGAGCTCAGCGGCCGTGTCGTCGGCACGCCGGTCGAGCGCGGCACGCACGTCAAGGCCGGCGCCGAACTGATCCGGCTGTCGGCGACGGAAGCCGACGCGTCGTTGCGCGAGGCGGAGGCCAACGCCGGGCAGCTCGAGGCGCGCCTCGGGCTCGTCCCCGGCGAGCCGTTCGATTCGGCGCGCGTCCCCGACGTGCTCACCGCCAGGGCGTCGCTCGACTGGGCCGAGGCCGACTTCGGCCGCATCAAGGCGCTGCTCGATCAGAAGGTCGTCTCGCAGTCCGAGTTCGACCAGAAGCTCACGGCGGTCAATTCGGCAAGGCAGCAGTACCAGCTGGCGCAGAACGTGGCGCAACAGTCGTACCGGAGCCTGCAGGCGGCGCGCGCCCGCGTCGAGCTGGCGCGCAAGACATCGGCCGACACCGTGGTCCGCGCGCCCTTCGACGGGATCATCGCGGAGCGCCTGGTCAGCACGGGCGACTACGTGCAGAAGGCGACCAAGGTCGCGACGATCGTCCGCATCGATCCGGTACGCGTCCAGTTGACGGTGCCGGAACAGTACCTGTCGCAGATCGTGACGGGGCAGGCAGTGCGGTTGACGGTGGATGCGTA
Coding sequences within:
- a CDS encoding 4a-hydroxytetrahydrobiopterin dehydratase; translated protein: MAKRLTDTEIQERLPGLAEWTLEGNAIRRQFTLGGFPDAIAFVTRLAFDAEAADHHPDILINYKRVTLTFSTHSEGGLTEKDFEGARKVDALL
- a CDS encoding efflux RND transporter periplasmic adaptor subunit, giving the protein MNRKLRVSLLSGVGLAALLSAACSGERTSAAAPKEPAPVAVRVSAVRTQPIDRFLRVTGSISADERADVAAELSGRVVGTPVERGTHVKAGAELIRLSATEADASLREAEANAGQLEARLGLVPGEPFDSARVPDVLTARASLDWAEADFGRIKALLDQKVVSQSEFDQKLTAVNSARQQYQLAQNVAQQSYRSLQAARARVELARKTSADTVVRAPFDGIIAERLVSTGDYVQKATKVATIVRIDPVRVQLTVPEQYLSQIVTGQAVRLTVDAYPNEVFTAKVRFVSPALKSDQRALTVEAIAANADGRLKPGLFATALLQQPSPVPALLVPVSAVETVAGTSRVYVVAAHNKVEERIVTIGEKVGDSIELSTGVKAGEQVAANPRGKLADGVRVQVEG
- a CDS encoding TetR/AcrR family transcriptional regulator, which encodes MGVKERQEREREAVSRSILDAARELFVTHGYQEVSIRKIADRIEYSPAAIYSYFPSKDDIFFALAEEGFRLLFSYAHDVNTTAADDPADTLRQMFWRYYQFSKDHPEYFALMFLDRSVPKIRDNWERFGFIGQLKDDTRARIGQAMAAGAVPDGTSAHAVFRLLLTAAHGVAALRLCDRLAPGEDADALARATIDAVIIGLKGGAGRSLPDPPSTLCNDPLPSVSEDSRHES
- a CDS encoding BMC domain-containing protein, translated to MAKDLAGEALGLVETRGLVGMIEAADAMVKTANVVFVGWQKVDAGLVTAIVRGDVASVKAATDAGASAARRVGELVGVHVIPRPADGLDKIFPIG
- a CDS encoding MerR family transcriptional regulator yields the protein MTELKNSYSAREVAAMTGLTARQLQWWDARRLFISHVASRRTPRGGYTERRYTPVDLLELLVLADLRRQGKSVADLRRLLTTLRDQFRVRLFETVGGGGVLTLYTDGVDIFGRTSEGTLFNLLRDPQQPMLMLTDVENLRELTPRAARPRKKSRKRPPSAARRARA